From Rhodovulum sulfidophilum DSM 1374, one genomic window encodes:
- a CDS encoding ABC transporter ATP-binding protein translates to MLTVENVHAGYGPTSILQDVSLDVGEGEIVTIVGANGAGKTTTLKTIAGLIAPTSGRITFCGEDITRLRGDQVVDRGITLIPEGRQLFPDMTVRENLLMGAYRRAARDFQDERLEEVLDIFPRVRERLNQTASSLSGGEQQMVAIARGMMANPRLLMFDEPSLGLAPIIVSQVFEVVQQIAAKGTTVLIVEQNVYSTLKVAQRGYVLENGRIVLSESAEDLLQDDYVRQAYLGI, encoded by the coding sequence ATGCTCACCGTTGAAAACGTCCATGCCGGCTATGGCCCGACCTCGATCCTGCAGGATGTCAGCCTCGATGTGGGGGAAGGCGAGATCGTCACCATCGTCGGCGCCAATGGCGCCGGCAAGACGACGACGCTCAAGACCATCGCCGGGCTGATCGCGCCGACATCGGGCAGGATCACCTTCTGCGGCGAGGACATCACCCGGCTCAGGGGCGATCAGGTCGTCGACCGGGGCATCACCCTGATCCCCGAGGGGCGCCAGCTTTTCCCCGACATGACCGTGCGCGAGAACCTTCTGATGGGCGCCTATCGCCGTGCCGCACGCGACTTTCAGGACGAGCGCCTGGAAGAGGTGCTGGACATCTTCCCCCGGGTCCGCGAGCGGCTGAACCAGACCGCCTCCTCGCTGTCGGGGGGCGAACAACAGATGGTCGCCATCGCCCGCGGCATGATGGCCAATCCGCGGCTTCTGATGTTCGACGAACCCTCGCTGGGGCTCGCCCCGATCATCGTCTCGCAGGTCTTCGAGGTGGTGCAGCAGATCGCCGCCAAGGGCACCACCGTGCTGATCGTCGAGCAGAATGTCTACTCGACGCTCAAGGTCGCGCAGCGCGGCTATGTGCTTGAAAACGGCCGCATCGTTCTGTCCGAAAGCGCCGAAGACCTGCTGCAGGACGACTATGTCCGGCAGGCCTATCTGGGGATATGA
- the fabG gene encoding 3-oxoacyl-ACP reductase FabG codes for MTRSETVRPEFRNRLSHQGRRVLVTGGARGIGLAIAEAFAARGATVALCDLDPEAVAGATAQIAASDAAGSVLPVTCDVSDYAALSAALEAAGGNFDTVINNAGISPKHDGVAHKVWEMDPAEFRHVLDVNLTGSFNTVRALAPSMIAAKRGWVVNMSSVAGKTFMPVVACHYAATKSAILGFTRHLAGELGPHGIRVNALAPGRIETPMVLGVAPEVNAAQVEMTPLARLGEPAEVAEAALWLTDAESSFVTGQTIDVAGGLLMT; via the coding sequence ATGACCCGCAGCGAAACCGTCCGCCCCGAATTCCGCAACCGCCTGTCGCATCAGGGCCGCCGCGTGCTGGTCACCGGCGGCGCCCGGGGTATCGGGCTGGCCATCGCCGAGGCCTTCGCCGCGCGGGGCGCGACCGTCGCGCTTTGCGATCTCGACCCCGAGGCCGTGGCCGGGGCGACCGCGCAGATCGCGGCCTCCGACGCCGCCGGATCGGTCCTGCCCGTGACCTGCGATGTCTCGGATTACGCCGCGCTTTCCGCCGCGCTCGAGGCCGCCGGGGGCAATTTCGACACCGTCATCAACAATGCCGGCATCTCGCCCAAGCATGACGGCGTCGCCCACAAGGTCTGGGAAATGGACCCGGCCGAGTTCCGCCACGTGCTCGACGTGAACCTCACCGGCAGCTTCAACACCGTCCGCGCGCTGGCGCCGAGCATGATCGCGGCGAAACGCGGCTGGGTCGTCAACATGTCCTCGGTCGCGGGCAAGACCTTCATGCCCGTGGTCGCCTGCCATTACGCCGCCACCAAATCCGCGATCCTGGGCTTCACCCGGCATCTGGCGGGCGAGCTCGGCCCCCATGGCATCCGCGTCAACGCGCTGGCCCCGGGCCGGATCGAGACGCCGATGGTCCTTGGCGTCGCCCCCGAGGTCAATGCCGCCCAGGTCGAGATGACGCCGCTGGCGCGTCTGGGCGAGCCCGCCGAGGTGGCCGAGGCCGCGCTCTGGCTGACGGATGCGGAATCGAGCTTTGTCACCGGCCAGACGATCGACGTCGCCGGCGGCCTTCTGATGACATGA
- a CDS encoding shikimate dehydrogenase family protein produces the protein MITGKTRVWSILADPIGHVKTPQEINALCAAQGIDGVMVPMQVHPENLATAVAGLKAIESFGGFVVTVPHKTKIVALCDRLIGDAARIGAVNVVRREADGTLTGAILDGLGFVEGLRSEGIEPGGMDACLLGAGGAGAAIAFALAEAGVRRLTIVNRSRGKAEDLAARVAQAYPEVPVGAGAPETASRDLIVNATSLGLKPDDPLPLDDTAFHAGQVVADAIMDPVETRLLAAARAAGARVHPGLPMLRQQIRLMAEHLGALPKPTQQD, from the coding sequence ATGATCACCGGCAAGACCAGGGTCTGGTCCATTCTCGCCGATCCCATCGGCCATGTGAAAACGCCCCAGGAAATCAACGCGCTCTGCGCCGCCCAGGGCATCGACGGGGTGATGGTGCCGATGCAGGTCCATCCCGAGAACCTCGCCACCGCGGTCGCGGGCCTGAAGGCCATCGAAAGCTTCGGCGGTTTCGTCGTCACCGTGCCGCACAAGACGAAGATCGTCGCGCTTTGCGACCGTCTGATTGGCGATGCCGCCCGGATCGGCGCGGTCAATGTGGTCCGGCGCGAGGCCGACGGCACGCTGACCGGCGCCATTCTCGACGGGCTGGGCTTTGTCGAGGGGCTGCGCTCGGAAGGGATCGAGCCCGGCGGCATGGATGCCTGCCTGCTGGGGGCGGGCGGCGCGGGGGCCGCCATCGCCTTTGCCCTGGCCGAGGCCGGGGTCCGCCGCCTGACCATCGTCAACCGCTCGCGCGGCAAGGCCGAGGATCTCGCCGCCCGGGTGGCCCAGGCCTATCCCGAGGTGCCCGTCGGCGCCGGCGCGCCCGAGACCGCCTCGCGCGACCTGATCGTCAACGCCACCTCGCTGGGGCTGAAGCCGGACGATCCGCTGCCGCTGGACGATACCGCCTTCCATGCCGGTCAGGTCGTGGCCGACGCGATCATGGACCCGGTCGAGACCCGACTTCTGGCCGCAGCCCGCGCGGCCGGGGCACGGGTCCATCCCGGCCTGCCGATGCTGCGCCAGCAGATCCGGCTGATGGCCGAACATCTGGGCGCCCTGCCCAAGCCGACCCAACAGGATTGA
- a CDS encoding GMC family oxidoreductase, whose product MPQDLPDRSRFDYVIVGGGTAGCILAETLSRSGRASVLLCEAGGEARSPWITIPAGFYKLLTNPAYNWGFWSEAEPATLNRRIAIPRGKGLGGSTLINGMIYVRGQPQDYDLWAERGCTGWGWDDVLPHFRALERWAGPDPDGMRGQDGPMPISEVVEKNPVGQAFIDAARAQGQPVNPDYNGARQEGVGWYQVNQERGERHSAARAWLARARRRPNLTVLTHARATRILLEGRRATGVMLARPSGTVRVDAGEVILAAGAVQTPQLLELSGIGDAERLRGLGIEAVHDLPGIGENYLDHFCTRMNWRVSQPVTLNELTRFPKLLGEVAKYALNRRGVLTYGTGLAHGFLRSRAGLDRPDVQYFFMHASYANAAERKLDRFPGMTLGVTQLRPQSRGSIHAVSPDLAVQPEIRPNFLDHPEDRRAMVDGMKLGREIVGQSPMDAFRVAELSPGPDCRDDEDWLQFARANGQTIYHAAGTCRMGTDIAAVVDPELKVRGIDGLRVADASVMPEMVSGNTQAAVMMIARKAAQGIISAG is encoded by the coding sequence ATGCCGCAAGACCTGCCCGACCGAAGCCGCTTCGACTATGTCATCGTCGGCGGCGGCACGGCGGGGTGCATCCTCGCCGAGACGCTCAGCCGCTCGGGCCGCGCCTCGGTCCTCTTGTGCGAGGCGGGCGGCGAGGCCCGCTCGCCCTGGATCACCATCCCCGCCGGTTTCTACAAGCTCCTGACCAACCCCGCCTATAACTGGGGTTTCTGGTCCGAGGCCGAGCCCGCCACGCTGAACCGCCGGATCGCCATTCCGCGCGGCAAGGGGCTGGGCGGCTCGACCCTGATCAACGGCATGATCTATGTCCGCGGCCAGCCCCAGGATTACGACCTCTGGGCGGAGCGCGGCTGCACCGGCTGGGGCTGGGACGACGTGCTGCCGCATTTCCGCGCGCTCGAACGCTGGGCGGGCCCCGACCCGGACGGCATGCGCGGGCAGGACGGCCCGATGCCGATTTCCGAGGTGGTCGAGAAGAACCCCGTGGGCCAGGCCTTCATCGATGCCGCGAGGGCCCAGGGCCAGCCGGTCAATCCCGATTATAACGGCGCGCGCCAGGAAGGCGTCGGCTGGTATCAGGTCAACCAGGAACGCGGCGAGCGTCATTCCGCGGCCCGCGCCTGGCTGGCCAGGGCCCGCCGCCGCCCCAACCTGACCGTCCTGACCCATGCCCGCGCCACCCGCATCCTGCTGGAGGGCCGCCGGGCGACCGGCGTCATGCTGGCCCGCCCCTCGGGCACGGTCCGGGTCGATGCGGGCGAGGTGATCCTGGCCGCGGGCGCGGTCCAGACCCCGCAACTGCTGGAACTGTCGGGCATCGGCGATGCCGAACGGCTGCGCGGTCTCGGCATCGAGGCCGTCCATGACCTGCCCGGCATCGGCGAGAACTATCTCGACCATTTCTGCACGCGTATGAACTGGCGGGTCTCGCAACCCGTGACGCTGAACGAGCTGACGCGCTTTCCCAAGCTGCTGGGCGAGGTCGCGAAATACGCGCTGAACCGGCGGGGCGTCCTGACCTACGGCACCGGGCTCGCGCATGGGTTCTTGCGCTCGCGCGCGGGGCTCGACCGGCCCGACGTGCAGTATTTCTTCATGCATGCCAGCTACGCAAATGCCGCCGAGCGCAAGCTCGACCGCTTCCCCGGCATGACGCTGGGCGTGACCCAGCTGCGCCCGCAATCGCGCGGCTCGATCCATGCCGTCTCGCCCGATCTCGCGGTGCAGCCCGAGATCCGGCCGAATTTCCTCGATCACCCCGAGGACCGGCGCGCCATGGTCGATGGCATGAAGCTGGGCCGCGAGATCGTCGGGCAATCGCCGATGGATGCCTTCCGGGTGGCCGAGCTCAGCCCCGGGCCGGACTGCCGGGACGACGAGGACTGGCTGCAATTTGCCCGCGCCAATGGCCAGACCATCTATCATGCGGCAGGCACCTGCCGCATGGGCACCGATATCGCCGCCGTCGTCGACCCCGAGCTGAAGGTCCGGGGCATTGACGGGCTGCGCGTGGCCGATGCCTCGGTCATGCCCGAAATGGTCTCGGGCAATACCCAGGCGGCAGTGATGATGATTGCCCGGAAGGCGGCACAAGGCATAATCTCGGCGGGCTGA